Proteins encoded in a region of the Prochlorothrix hollandica PCC 9006 = CALU 1027 genome:
- the groL gene encoding chaperonin GroEL (60 kDa chaperone family; promotes refolding of misfolded polypeptides especially under stressful conditions; forms two stacked rings of heptamers to form a barrel-shaped 14mer; ends can be capped by GroES; misfolded proteins enter the barrel where they are refolded when GroES binds): MAKLVLFNEKSRQALERGVNALADAVKITLGPRGRNVVLEKKFGAPDVVNDGVTIAKEIELEDPYENTGARLIREVASKTKDLAGDGTTTATVLAQALIREGLKNVAAGSNPVSLRRGIEKAVALLVTEIAALAKPVEGDAIAQVATVSSGNDEEVGRMIAEAMDKVTKDGVITVEESKSLITELEVVEGMQFDRGYISPYFVTDQERMVAELDDVLLLITDKKISSIQDLVPVLEKLARAGKPLLIIAEDVDGEALATLVVNKMRGVLNAVAVKAPGFGDRRKAMLQDIAILTGGQLISEEIGLSLDTVTLDMLGKARKVTLQKDTTIIVAGEESRKDVATRIGQIRKQLEETDSDYDKEKLQERIAKLAGGVAVIKVGAPTETELKNRKLRIEDALNATKAAVEEGIVPGGGTTLLRLAQKLDGLKASLSREESLGVDIVARALSAPLRQIADNAGVEGSVVVEKVLAQTPFSMGYNALTNTYEDLVAAGIVDPAKVVRSALQDAASVAAMVLTTEVIVVEKPEPEGSGGPDMGGMGGMGGMGGMGGMGGMGGMGMM, from the coding sequence ATGGCTAAACTCGTTCTCTTTAACGAAAAATCTCGACAGGCGCTGGAGCGGGGCGTAAATGCCCTGGCTGATGCGGTCAAAATCACCCTCGGCCCTCGGGGTCGCAACGTGGTGCTAGAGAAGAAATTCGGCGCTCCCGATGTGGTCAACGATGGGGTCACCATCGCGAAAGAAATTGAGCTGGAAGATCCCTACGAAAACACCGGGGCACGACTGATCCGGGAAGTGGCTTCCAAAACCAAAGACCTCGCAGGGGATGGCACCACCACCGCCACGGTTCTGGCCCAAGCCTTGATCCGGGAAGGTCTGAAAAATGTTGCCGCTGGTAGCAACCCCGTCAGTCTGCGTCGGGGCATTGAAAAAGCCGTCGCTCTGCTGGTGACGGAAATCGCCGCCTTGGCTAAGCCCGTGGAAGGGGATGCCATTGCCCAGGTGGCCACGGTGTCCTCTGGCAATGATGAGGAAGTCGGTCGCATGATCGCCGAAGCCATGGATAAGGTCACCAAAGACGGGGTGATCACCGTGGAAGAGTCCAAGTCCCTGATCACTGAACTGGAAGTGGTGGAAGGGATGCAGTTCGATCGCGGCTATATCTCCCCCTACTTTGTCACTGACCAAGAGCGCATGGTGGCAGAACTGGATGATGTGCTGCTGCTGATCACCGACAAGAAAATCAGTTCGATCCAAGACCTGGTGCCGGTGTTGGAAAAATTGGCCCGGGCCGGCAAGCCCCTGTTGATCATCGCCGAAGATGTGGACGGGGAAGCCCTGGCCACCCTGGTGGTGAACAAAATGCGGGGGGTTCTCAATGCCGTGGCCGTGAAGGCTCCGGGTTTTGGCGATCGCCGCAAAGCCATGCTCCAGGACATCGCCATCCTCACCGGGGGTCAGTTGATCTCCGAGGAAATTGGTCTCAGCCTGGACACCGTGACCTTGGATATGTTGGGCAAGGCCCGCAAGGTCACCCTCCAGAAGGACACCACCATCATTGTGGCCGGAGAAGAAAGCCGCAAGGATGTGGCGACCCGCATTGGTCAAATCCGCAAGCAACTGGAAGAAACCGACTCCGACTACGACAAGGAGAAGCTCCAGGAGCGCATTGCTAAGCTGGCGGGCGGTGTGGCTGTCATCAAAGTGGGTGCCCCCACGGAGACGGAACTGAAAAACCGCAAGCTGCGCATTGAAGATGCCCTGAATGCCACCAAGGCTGCGGTGGAAGAAGGCATTGTGCCCGGTGGCGGCACCACCCTGCTGCGTTTGGCCCAAAAGTTGGATGGTCTCAAAGCCTCCCTCAGCCGGGAAGAAAGCCTAGGGGTGGACATTGTGGCCCGTGCCCTCAGCGCTCCCCTGCGCCAGATCGCAGACAATGCTGGGGTGGAAGGCAGTGTGGTGGTGGAAAAGGTGTTGGCCCAAACCCCCTTCAGCATGGGGTATAACGCCCTCACCAATACCTATGAGGACTTGGTGGCGGCGGGCATCGTCGATCCCGCTAAGGTGGTGCGGTCTGCCCTCCAGGATGCAGCATCTGTGGCGGCCATGGTGCTGACCACTGAAGTGATCGTGGTGGAGAAGCCTGAGCCAGAAGGTTCCGGTGGACCCGACATGGGCGGCATGGGCGGCATGGGTGGCATGGGCGGCATGGGTGGCATGGGCGGCATGGGCGGCATGGGCATGATGTAG
- a CDS encoding four-carbon acid sugar kinase family protein, producing the protein MVQSQNPKIIVLDDDPTGSQTVHSCLLLTQWDIDTLLLGLRDPAPIFFILTNTRALPPDQAAAVTRSVCQNLKHAIAQAQTPEFLVVSRSDSTLRGHYPIETDVIAAELGPFAAHFLTPAFFEGGRFTRDSIHYLQVNGQPTPVHQTEFAQDSVFGYSHSYLPDYVAEKTGGKIAADQVQRLTLDQVRSGCLSQLQSLKNNACVAVDGETQADFDRFAQDILTAAASGQRFLFRSAASLLTALAHLPPQPLAAEAMGQYCRTDQPGAIIVGSHVQKTTQQLQPLFQEPTIAPIEVAVTQLQSGSPQARQQLLQHLLDQVHHAHGAGLTPLVYTSRQELSFADVQSRLDFGVAVSALLMDVVRGLPQDISFLMSKGGITSNDVLSQGLALRTARLLGQVLPGISVVRTEADHPQFPLLPVVLCPGNVGDDQALLTIHQRFSAR; encoded by the coding sequence ATGGTCCAGTCCCAGAACCCCAAAATCATCGTCCTCGACGACGACCCCACCGGATCCCAAACCGTCCACAGTTGCCTGCTCCTGACCCAGTGGGATATCGACACCCTGCTGTTGGGACTGCGGGATCCGGCTCCCATTTTCTTTATCCTGACCAACACCCGCGCCCTGCCCCCGGACCAAGCCGCAGCGGTGACGCGATCGGTGTGCCAAAACCTGAAACACGCCATCGCCCAGGCTCAAACCCCAGAATTTTTGGTAGTCAGTCGATCGGACTCCACCCTGCGGGGCCACTACCCCATCGAAACCGATGTCATTGCTGCGGAACTGGGTCCCTTTGCCGCCCATTTCCTCACCCCCGCCTTCTTTGAAGGGGGCCGCTTCACCCGCGACAGCATCCACTACCTCCAGGTCAACGGCCAGCCCACCCCCGTCCACCAAACAGAATTTGCCCAGGATTCCGTCTTCGGCTACTCCCACAGCTATTTACCGGACTATGTGGCAGAAAAAACCGGGGGCAAAATCGCCGCCGACCAGGTGCAACGGCTAACCCTGGATCAGGTGCGATCGGGGTGCCTTAGTCAACTGCAAAGCCTCAAAAACAATGCCTGTGTGGCTGTGGATGGGGAAACCCAGGCCGACTTCGATCGCTTCGCCCAAGATATCCTCACCGCCGCCGCCAGCGGTCAGCGCTTCCTCTTCCGCAGTGCCGCCAGCCTACTCACTGCCCTGGCCCACCTGCCCCCCCAGCCCTTGGCCGCAGAAGCCATGGGTCAATATTGCCGCACCGACCAGCCCGGTGCCATCATCGTCGGCTCCCATGTCCAGAAAACCACCCAACAGTTGCAGCCCCTGTTCCAGGAACCCACCATTGCCCCGATCGAAGTGGCCGTCACTCAACTCCAAAGCGGCAGTCCCCAGGCACGACAGCAGTTGCTGCAGCATCTCCTAGACCAGGTTCACCACGCCCATGGAGCCGGTCTCACCCCCCTGGTCTACACCAGTCGCCAAGAACTCTCCTTTGCCGATGTCCAAAGCCGCCTCGATTTTGGGGTTGCTGTGTCGGCCCTGCTGATGGATGTGGTGCGGGGACTACCCCAAGACATCAGCTTTTTGATGAGCAAGGGGGGCATTACCTCCAATGACGTGCTGAGCCAAGGCTTAGCCCTGCGGACAGCACGGCTCCTGGGCCAGGTCTTACCGGGGATTTCCGTGGTGCGCACCGAAGCCGACCACCCCCAATTTCCCCTGCTACCCGTGGTGCTCTGTCCCGGCAATGTGGGGGATGACCAAGCCTTGCTGACCATCCATCAGCGCTTCAGCGCCCGTTAA
- a CDS encoding DUF423 domain-containing protein, with protein MRSVQLCLMAGGLFGGTAVAAGAFASHWLRDRLDDRALQIFETGARYQMYHALALVLVALLLRQMGGSVATLTTAALAFGVGNVLFSGSLYALALTGIKILGAIAPLGGLAHLVGWGCIALTAWNLEKL; from the coding sequence ATGCGCAGTGTTCAACTTTGTCTCATGGCCGGGGGTCTCTTTGGGGGAACTGCTGTGGCAGCGGGAGCCTTTGCCTCCCATTGGCTGCGCGATCGCCTCGACGATCGTGCCCTCCAAATCTTTGAAACCGGCGCTCGCTATCAGATGTACCATGCCCTGGCTCTGGTGCTGGTGGCCCTGCTGTTGCGGCAGATGGGGGGATCGGTTGCAACCCTGACCACCGCAGCCCTAGCCTTTGGGGTGGGCAATGTGCTGTTTTCCGGCAGTCTCTATGCCCTGGCCTTGACGGGTATCAAAATTCTGGGGGCGATCGCTCCCCTGGGGGGGCTGGCCCATCTGGTGGGGTGGGGCTGCATCGCCCTGACGGCCTGGAACCTAGAGAAACTCTAA
- a CDS encoding photosystem I reaction center subunit XI, translated as MPAFVQAKDPQVGDLATPFNSSPVIKAFLNNLPAYRPGLSANRRGLEVGMAHGYFIYGPFAVLGPLRDTEFATTAGFLATIGMVAILTFALSLYAGAGVSKPEATMTNPNPPADFGTREGWSEFASGFLLGGCGGALFAYFLCATPHLLPMVNMAAGVWSS; from the coding sequence ATGCCAGCATTTGTCCAAGCCAAGGATCCCCAAGTTGGGGATTTAGCTACTCCCTTTAATTCCTCCCCCGTTATTAAAGCCTTTTTAAATAACCTTCCGGCCTATCGCCCCGGTCTATCTGCGAACCGTCGCGGCTTAGAAGTCGGCATGGCCCATGGTTATTTCATCTATGGACCCTTTGCGGTTCTTGGACCCCTGCGGGATACAGAATTTGCTACTACGGCGGGTTTCCTCGCCACCATCGGCATGGTTGCCATTTTAACCTTTGCCCTTTCCCTCTATGCAGGAGCTGGGGTCAGCAAGCCTGAAGCCACCATGACCAACCCCAATCCCCCGGCGGATTTCGGTACCCGTGAAGGCTGGAGCGAGTTTGCCAGTGGTTTCCTGTTGGGGGGTTGCGGCGGCGCACTCTTCGCCTACTTCCTCTGTGCCACCCCCCATCTGTTGCCCATGGTCAACATGGCGGCTGGGGTTTGGTCCTCCTGA
- a CDS encoding photosystem I reaction center subunit VIII has product MIGDYAASFLPFIMVPLVGLVTAAVAMGLFFQYVEADS; this is encoded by the coding sequence ATGATCGGCGATTACGCTGCCTCCTTTCTGCCCTTTATCATGGTGCCCCTTGTGGGCTTAGTGACGGCTGCCGTAGCCATGGGTCTTTTCTTTCAGTACGTTGAAGCCGATTCCTAA
- a CDS encoding LysR family transcriptional regulator: MKPVTLHQLKVFEAAARHGSFTRAAEELYLTQPTVSIQVKQLTKAVGLPLFEQVGKRLYLTAAGEELYETAKEIFERVAQMEMTVADLKGMKQGRLRLAVITTAKYFIPRILGPFCRLYPGVNVSLQVTNHEGLLERMADNQDDLYILSRPPQGDDLQVKAFLDNPLVVVAPSNHPLAKESRISLDRLAQEPFILREQGSGTREVAQQLFKDHNLDVEVKLDLGSNEAIKQAIIGGLGLSVLSYHTLTSVGATQELTVLNVEGFPIHRQWHVVYPKGKQLSIVATTFLDYLLQESEHIAQDMQLPKLVTL, translated from the coding sequence TTGAAACCCGTTACACTGCACCAACTTAAGGTTTTTGAAGCTGCAGCCCGCCATGGCAGTTTCACCCGCGCTGCTGAAGAACTGTACCTCACCCAGCCCACGGTGTCGATTCAGGTGAAACAACTGACCAAGGCGGTGGGGTTGCCCCTGTTTGAGCAGGTGGGCAAACGGTTGTATCTCACGGCTGCCGGTGAGGAACTGTACGAAACCGCCAAGGAAATTTTTGAGCGGGTTGCCCAAATGGAAATGACCGTGGCCGACCTCAAGGGCATGAAACAAGGTCGGCTGCGGTTGGCGGTGATTACCACGGCGAAATATTTTATTCCCCGCATTTTGGGACCCTTTTGTCGCCTCTATCCAGGGGTCAATGTCTCCCTCCAGGTGACCAACCATGAGGGACTGCTGGAGCGTATGGCCGACAACCAGGATGATCTTTATATTCTGAGCCGTCCGCCCCAGGGGGATGATTTACAAGTGAAGGCTTTTTTGGATAATCCCCTGGTGGTGGTGGCCCCCAGTAATCACCCTTTGGCGAAGGAATCCCGGATTTCCCTCGATCGTCTGGCCCAGGAGCCGTTTATTCTGCGGGAACAGGGATCGGGGACGCGGGAAGTGGCCCAGCAACTGTTTAAGGATCACAATTTGGATGTGGAGGTCAAGTTGGATCTGGGGAGCAATGAGGCCATCAAGCAGGCCATTATTGGGGGCTTGGGGCTGTCGGTGTTGTCGTACCACACCCTCACCTCGGTGGGGGCCACCCAGGAGCTAACGGTGCTGAACGTGGAGGGGTTTCCTATCCATCGCCAATGGCATGTGGTGTATCCCAAGGGTAAGCAGTTGTCGATCGTGGCCACCACGTTTCTAGACTACTTACTTCAGGAAAGTGAGCACATTGCCCAGGATATGCAATTGCCGAAACTGGTGACGTTATAG
- a CDS encoding pentapeptide repeat-containing protein produces the protein MAKDYRGQALRSANFQGQNLQGADFRGADLQGADFSQANLQGANFSPLRHQRTNLRHSNFSAAQLQGTNFSHSQLQGSNFAHSQGGQRGPGVGRLLGTGLGALGLSFALLVPSQLAWALVLAVPLVVPGSPDPAPLMPAPIALGGLGWDPSPTAVLAAVVLLALEGAVVVFVLHRGWTRSMGQLLGIVALGTLTTAVATAMAFGGGIPHWADTIAPQGSLALGAAAAAAIVLFLNRCPWLHPWASLTLTVGLTLGLTLGLTLGLGVLGPTLGTEATVPAPILLGVGLSIGTSVTLGSAISALALAGHPLVVAIGLGLGSALSWATLPVALDHPTLQGVEGLHLLLVWLLCFGGWHHLRQGQPPWLVVRDLALALRAWGGTRFQGSDLRNANFRKAHLDGVWFQGAKLHRVYWRGAQGLDRAFVTGILSDRRVRTLLVDGNGYYQNFQGLNFRDANLAGVNLETANLTGSDLRGATLEGALLRDANLKQVQAAGADFTGASLTGACVEQCQVDRSTVLYPVACDYVFLKDQPDDSDPWARRPQDPDATFQGQDFAQVMQTHLPPRKRVY, from the coding sequence ATGGCAAAAGACTATCGGGGACAAGCCCTGCGATCGGCCAATTTCCAAGGCCAAAATCTACAGGGGGCGGACTTTCGAGGGGCAGACCTGCAAGGGGCCGATTTTAGTCAAGCCAACCTCCAAGGGGCCAATTTCTCCCCCCTGCGTCACCAACGCACCAACCTGCGCCACAGTAACTTCAGCGCCGCCCAACTCCAAGGCACCAACTTTAGCCATAGTCAACTGCAAGGGTCCAATTTTGCCCATAGCCAGGGGGGCCAGCGCGGCCCAGGGGTGGGCAGGCTGCTGGGGACTGGCCTGGGTGCCCTGGGGCTATCCTTTGCCCTGCTGGTTCCCAGCCAACTGGCCTGGGCCTTGGTGTTGGCCGTGCCCTTAGTCGTTCCCGGATCCCCGGACCCCGCACCCCTGATGCCAGCGCCGATCGCCCTGGGTGGCCTAGGCTGGGATCCCAGCCCGACGGCTGTCTTAGCTGCCGTGGTGCTGTTGGCGTTGGAGGGGGCAGTGGTGGTTTTTGTGCTCCACCGGGGCTGGACCCGATCCATGGGGCAATTGCTGGGGATCGTCGCCCTGGGCACCCTGACGACAGCAGTGGCCACGGCCATGGCCTTTGGTGGCGGGATCCCCCATTGGGCGGATACGATCGCCCCCCAGGGATCCCTGGCCCTAGGAGCCGCTGCTGCCGCCGCCATCGTCTTGTTCCTCAACCGGTGTCCTTGGCTCCATCCCTGGGCCTCCCTCACCTTGACCGTGGGGCTGACCCTGGGGCTGACCCTGGGACTGACCCTGGGGCTGGGGGTGTTGGGACCGACCCTAGGGACGGAGGCAACGGTTCCTGCCCCGATCCTGCTGGGGGTGGGTCTCAGCATTGGCACCAGTGTCACCCTGGGCAGCGCCATCAGCGCCTTGGCCCTGGCCGGTCATCCCCTGGTGGTGGCGATCGGCTTAGGGCTAGGCAGTGCCTTAAGCTGGGCCACCCTGCCCGTCGCCCTGGATCACCCCACCCTCCAGGGGGTTGAGGGCTTGCATTTGCTGCTGGTGTGGCTGCTTTGTTTCGGGGGCTGGCACCATCTGCGCCAGGGTCAACCCCCCTGGCTCGTCGTCCGAGATCTGGCCTTAGCCCTGCGGGCGTGGGGGGGGACGCGGTTCCAGGGGTCCGATTTGCGCAATGCCAATTTCCGCAAGGCCCACCTGGATGGGGTCTGGTTCCAGGGGGCCAAGCTGCATCGAGTTTATTGGCGGGGTGCCCAGGGGTTAGATCGGGCGTTTGTGACCGGAATTTTGAGCGATCGCCGGGTTCGGACTTTATTAGTGGACGGCAATGGCTATTACCAGAACTTCCAAGGCTTGAACTTCCGGGATGCCAACTTAGCCGGAGTCAATTTAGAAACCGCCAACCTCACAGGGTCCGATCTACGGGGGGCGACCCTGGAGGGTGCCCTGTTGCGGGATGCCAACTTAAAACAGGTGCAAGCCGCTGGAGCGGACTTTACGGGGGCTTCCCTGACGGGAGCCTGTGTGGAGCAATGTCAGGTGGATCGATCGACGGTGCTGTACCCCGTTGCCTGTGACTATGTTTTTCTCAAGGATCAACCCGATGACTCCGACCCTTGGGCACGGCGACCCCAGGATCCCGATGCCACGTTCCAAGGCCAAGACTTCGCCCAGGTCATGCAAACCCACCTCCCCCCTCGGAAGCGCGTTTATTAA
- a CDS encoding ATP-dependent 6-phosphofructokinase: MGEKRRIGVLTSGGDCAGLNAVIRAVTHRASSLGWEVLGIQEATHGLLSRTPRAIPLSFDRVDGILTRGGTILGTTNKGNPFAFPMADGSLLDRSPEIIEGYHQLGLSALIGVGGDGSLAILRKLAQQGGWNLVGIPKTIDNDVGATERSIGFDTAVNIATEALDRLHFTAASHSRIMIVEVMGRDAGHIAISAGIAGGADVILIPEIPYTLESIGRKIKENQDQGKNYSLVVVAEAVRTEQGEPITITDSLGQCRLSGIGQYLSERLCGQLGAETRVTVLGHTQRGGTPSPLDRLIGSAFGVAAVDLIAQGKYDHMVTWQQRQVLSVPIAEAIQTYATVDLQGPLVKTARGLGICLGD; this comes from the coding sequence ATGGGCGAAAAACGGCGCATCGGCGTTTTAACCAGTGGGGGAGACTGTGCGGGACTCAACGCCGTCATCAGGGCAGTAACCCACCGAGCCAGCAGCTTAGGGTGGGAGGTGCTGGGAATCCAGGAAGCCACCCACGGTTTGCTATCCCGGACCCCCCGGGCCATTCCCCTCAGTTTCGATCGCGTCGATGGCATTTTGACACGGGGAGGCACCATCCTCGGCACCACCAACAAAGGCAACCCCTTCGCCTTTCCCATGGCCGATGGTAGTTTGCTCGATCGATCCCCAGAGATCATTGAAGGCTATCATCAGCTCGGCCTCTCTGCCCTGATTGGGGTGGGGGGGGATGGCAGCTTGGCCATCCTGCGCAAACTGGCCCAGCAGGGGGGCTGGAACCTGGTGGGCATCCCCAAAACCATCGACAACGATGTGGGGGCCACCGAGCGATCCATTGGCTTTGACACCGCCGTCAACATTGCCACGGAAGCCCTCGATCGCCTCCATTTCACCGCCGCCAGCCACAGTCGCATCATGATTGTGGAAGTGATGGGACGGGATGCCGGCCACATCGCCATCAGTGCGGGCATTGCCGGCGGGGCCGATGTGATTCTCATACCGGAAATCCCCTATACCTTAGAGAGCATTGGCCGCAAAATTAAGGAAAACCAGGATCAAGGTAAAAATTACTCCTTGGTTGTGGTGGCGGAAGCAGTGCGCACGGAACAGGGGGAACCAATCACCATCACCGATAGCCTAGGACAGTGTCGCCTCAGTGGCATTGGTCAATACCTCTCGGAGCGCCTCTGTGGCCAATTGGGGGCAGAAACCCGGGTGACCGTGCTGGGCCATACCCAGCGGGGGGGGACTCCCTCTCCCCTCGATCGCCTCATCGGTTCAGCCTTTGGGGTGGCGGCAGTGGATCTCATTGCCCAGGGCAAGTACGACCACATGGTGACCTGGCAACAACGCCAAGTCCTCAGCGTCCCCATTGCCGAAGCGATCCAAACCTATGCCACGGTGGATCTTCAGGGTCCCCTCGTCAAAACGGCACGGGGTCTGGGCATCTGCCTGGGGGATTAA
- a CDS encoding c-type cytochrome, giving the protein MVSSAVDKPYPNADLENLWQQFLLLILVIVAIFSLVWLGNRYREMQDPYVQSVMAIPGDADRGEAIFMNNCAGCHRADASGLVGPKLWGVSERKSQFALIQQVVSGATPPMPQFQPSPQEMADLLQYLNHL; this is encoded by the coding sequence ATGGTATCTAGCGCTGTGGATAAACCCTACCCCAACGCAGATTTAGAGAATCTGTGGCAACAATTTTTACTGTTAATTCTCGTCATTGTGGCTATTTTTAGCCTGGTGTGGCTGGGGAACCGTTATCGTGAGATGCAGGATCCCTATGTCCAATCGGTGATGGCTATACCGGGGGATGCCGATCGGGGTGAAGCGATTTTTATGAACAACTGTGCAGGCTGTCACCGAGCCGATGCCAGTGGCCTCGTGGGACCGAAACTCTGGGGCGTATCGGAACGCAAGTCCCAGTTTGCCTTAATTCAACAGGTGGTCAGTGGCGCCACCCCCCCCATGCCCCAATTTCAACCCAGCCCCCAAGAGATGGCGGATTTGCTCCAGTATTTAAACCACCTATAG
- a CDS encoding DUF4277 domain-containing protein, translated as MNLKEQEIDVKDIDHLGIIAGIMDEMDLVGLID; from the coding sequence ATGAACTTAAAAGAACAAGAGATCGATGTCAAAGACATTGACCATTTAGGAATAATAGCAGGAATCATGGACGAAATGGATTTGGTTGGCTTAATCGAC
- a CDS encoding transposase, giving the protein TTIKNHFDGICNYFYNRTTSGKMEGINNKIKVIKRQAYGFTNFDHLRMRLLIACSH; this is encoded by the coding sequence CACGACAATCAAAAATCATTTTGATGGAATCTGTAATTACTTTTATAACCGTACAACTAGCGGTAAAATGGAGGGAATTAATAACAAAATAAAGGTTATCAAGCGTCAAGCTTATGGATTCACAAACTTTGATCATCTGAGAATGAGACTCCTCATAGCCTGTTCTCATTAG
- a CDS encoding S-methyl-5'-thioadenosine phosphorylase: protein MNPVKIGIIGGSGLYKMEALEGVKEVVIDTPFGAPSDAFIVGTLDGTSVAFLARHGRNHHLLPAELPFQANIYAMKSLGVEYLISASAVGSLKAEVKPLDMVLPDQFIDRTKDRPSTFFGEGIVAHITFDHPTCPALSAVVAESIQSLDLPDVTLHQGGTYVCMEGPAFSTKAESELYRSWGASVIGMTNLQEAKLAREAEIAYTTLALATDYDCWHPDHDSVTVEMIIGNLHHNAENAQKVIRSAVQRLASNPPESMAHTALKYAILTDLDKVPAATKTKLALILQKYL from the coding sequence ATGAACCCAGTTAAAATCGGCATCATCGGCGGCAGTGGTCTTTATAAAATGGAAGCCCTAGAAGGGGTCAAGGAAGTGGTGATTGACACCCCCTTTGGTGCCCCCTCTGATGCCTTTATTGTGGGAACCCTAGATGGGACTTCCGTTGCATTCCTGGCTCGCCATGGTCGCAATCATCACCTGTTACCCGCAGAACTGCCCTTCCAAGCGAATATCTATGCTATGAAAAGTTTGGGGGTGGAATATTTGATTTCTGCATCTGCTGTGGGTTCCCTCAAAGCAGAGGTGAAACCCCTGGATATGGTTTTGCCGGATCAATTTATCGATCGCACCAAAGACCGTCCCTCTACCTTTTTTGGTGAAGGTATTGTGGCCCACATCACCTTCGATCACCCCACGTGTCCAGCCCTGTCGGCGGTGGTGGCAGAGTCCATTCAAAGCCTCGATCTGCCCGATGTGACCCTCCATCAGGGGGGGACCTATGTCTGCATGGAAGGTCCTGCCTTTTCCACCAAAGCCGAGTCGGAATTGTACCGGAGTTGGGGAGCATCCGTCATTGGCATGACCAACTTGCAGGAAGCAAAACTGGCACGGGAGGCGGAAATTGCCTACACTACCCTGGCCCTGGCCACCGATTATGATTGCTGGCACCCCGATCACGACAGCGTCACGGTGGAGATGATCATCGGCAATCTCCATCACAATGCCGAAAATGCCCAGAAGGTGATTCGATCGGCGGTGCAACGGCTGGCCAGCAATCCCCCGGAATCCATGGCCCATACTGCCCTCAAGTACGCCATTTTGACTGACCTCGATAAGGTACCGGCAGCCACCAAAACCAAGTTGGCTCTCATTCTCCAAAAATACCTGTAA
- a CDS encoding cyclic nucleotide-binding domain-containing protein: MQKLLFILGELSDDDVDWIVATGEREVIEPQTVLIKEGASLQKLYILLEGRLQVSVEDKVVAVLGSGEVFGEVSFVDARPPSATVTAVDSCVVLSLSWEALNRKLKQDVGFSSTFYRTMCLFLADRLRLADTHLNYSILLTHGDDLFEQADPTILDNYSLGKVRYGWLLSRLRGAKDDFTEDFAEDFAEDFAEDFALEMPSGL, translated from the coding sequence ATGCAGAAGCTATTGTTTATCCTGGGTGAACTCAGCGATGACGACGTTGACTGGATCGTTGCCACCGGGGAGCGGGAAGTGATTGAACCCCAAACGGTGCTGATTAAAGAGGGTGCATCTCTACAAAAGCTTTATATCCTGCTGGAAGGCCGACTTCAGGTCAGTGTGGAAGACAAGGTGGTGGCCGTGTTGGGGAGTGGGGAGGTGTTTGGGGAGGTTTCCTTTGTGGATGCCCGTCCCCCGTCTGCGACGGTGACCGCCGTTGATAGCTGCGTGGTTTTGTCCCTTTCCTGGGAAGCCCTGAATCGGAAGCTGAAACAGGATGTGGGCTTTTCGAGCACCTTCTACCGCACCATGTGTCTGTTTTTGGCCGATCGCCTGCGTCTTGCCGATACTCACCTCAACTACAGCATTCTGTTGACCCATGGGGATGATCTCTTTGAACAAGCCGATCCGACCATCTTGGATAACTACAGCTTGGGCAAGGTGCGCTATGGCTGGCTTCTGAGCCGATTACGGGGGGCTAAGGATGATTTTACTGAAGATTTCGCTGAAGATTTTGCTGAAGATTTCGCCGAAGATTTCGCACTAGAAATGCCGTCGGGACTGTGA